In Xenorhabdus nematophila ATCC 19061, one DNA window encodes the following:
- the bamB gene encoding outer membrane protein assembly factor BamB, producing the protein MQLRKTLLVGLVASVLLAGCYSEQDTVTVSPLPKVENQFNPRVVWDKSVGNGIGQYYSRLSPVWQGSAVYVADRKGVVKALDIDSGKELWATDLSEKTGFLSSNLSALLSGGLTVSGDRLYIGTEKAKVIALDTKNGKVEWESTVAGEALSRPVVEDGFVLVHTGNGMLQALKETDGSVVWAVNMDTPPLSVRGESAPAVAYGAAIVGGDNGRISAVLLSQGQLIWQQRISQVTGSTEIDRLNDVDMTPVISGNIVYAIAYNGNLVALDMRSGQIIWKRDLGSVNDMVVTDDKIFIVDQDDRILSLRKSDGVTLWAQSELLHRHLTAPEMYNGYLVVGDSEGYLHWLNMSDGTFAAQHKVDGSGLLSRPVVAGDKLMVQAKDGTVYLYTR; encoded by the coding sequence ATGCAACTACGAAAAACACTCTTGGTTGGGCTGGTTGCTTCTGTTCTGCTAGCGGGTTGTTATAGCGAACAGGATACGGTAACAGTGTCACCGTTGCCGAAAGTTGAAAATCAATTCAATCCCCGTGTAGTTTGGGATAAGTCCGTTGGAAACGGCATTGGGCAGTATTACTCTCGCTTATCACCCGTTTGGCAGGGTTCAGCAGTTTATGTTGCTGACCGTAAAGGTGTTGTCAAGGCACTGGATATCGATAGTGGCAAGGAGCTGTGGGCAACGGATTTGTCGGAGAAAACGGGTTTTCTGTCATCCAATCTGTCGGCATTGCTTTCCGGTGGTCTGACAGTATCTGGTGATCGTCTTTATATCGGTACAGAGAAAGCAAAAGTCATCGCGCTGGATACAAAAAACGGCAAAGTTGAGTGGGAATCAACGGTTGCCGGAGAAGCATTGTCACGTCCTGTCGTAGAAGATGGATTCGTTCTGGTTCATACTGGCAATGGTATGTTGCAGGCATTGAAAGAGACCGACGGAAGTGTTGTCTGGGCAGTCAATATGGATACACCGCCGTTGTCAGTTCGTGGTGAATCGGCTCCTGCTGTAGCTTATGGTGCAGCGATTGTCGGTGGTGACAATGGCCGTATCAGCGCAGTCCTGCTCTCTCAAGGCCAGTTAATTTGGCAACAGCGCATTTCTCAGGTAACAGGTTCTACTGAAATCGATCGCCTGAATGATGTTGATATGACTCCGGTCATTTCTGGCAATATCGTTTACGCCATTGCTTATAATGGTAACTTAGTTGCATTGGATATGCGGTCAGGCCAGATTATCTGGAAACGTGACTTAGGCTCAGTGAATGATATGGTTGTGACTGATGACAAGATTTTTATTGTCGATCAAGATGACCGTATTTTGTCCCTGCGTAAGAGTGATGGTGTGACATTATGGGCACAAAGTGAGCTTTTACACCGTCATTTAACTGCGCCAGAAATGTATAATGGTTACCTGGTCGTAGGGGATAGTGAAGGTTACCTGCATTGGTTGAACATGTCTGATGGTACATTTGCGGCTCAGCATAAGGTTGATGGTTCTGGCCTGTTGAGTCGTCCCGTTGTTGCTGGTGATAAACTGATGGTACAAGCGAAGGACGGGACAGTTTACCTGTATACCCGCTAA
- the der gene encoding ribosome biogenesis GTPase Der: MIPVVALVGRPNVGKSTLFNRLTRTRDALVADFPGLTRDRKYGRAEVEGQEFIIIDTGGIDGTEEGVETHMAAQSLMAIEEADIVLFMVDARSGLMPADHAIAKHLRSREKATFLVANKTDGIDIETSVAEFYSLGLGDIYSIAASHGRGVTQLIERVLRPFSDKEETEEVELTEEEANAAYWAEMEQAELDAAIEKEPEEEFDPTTLPLKLAIVGRPNVGKSTLTNRILGEERVVVFDMPGTTRDSIYIPMERDGREYILIDTAGVRKRGKVTETVEKFSVIKTLQAIEDANVVLLVIDAREGISDQDLSLLGFILNSGRSLVIAVNKWDGMSQEDKDHVKDMLDLRLGFVDFARVHFISALHGSGVGNLFESIQEAYESATRRVNTSLLTRIMRMAEDDHQPPMIRGRRVKMKYAHAGGYNPPIVVIHGNQVTDLPDSYKRYLMNYFRRSLKVMGTPIRIQFKEGANPYAGKKNTLTATQLRKRKRLIEHLKKR, encoded by the coding sequence ATGATACCTGTCGTTGCACTGGTTGGGCGCCCCAATGTTGGAAAGTCCACCTTATTTAACCGATTAACCCGAACCAGAGATGCGCTGGTAGCGGATTTCCCTGGCTTAACCCGTGATCGTAAATATGGACGGGCAGAGGTTGAAGGGCAGGAGTTCATTATCATTGATACGGGAGGTATTGATGGTACGGAAGAGGGTGTAGAAACCCATATGGCTGCGCAATCTCTGATGGCTATCGAAGAAGCGGATATCGTCCTGTTTATGGTTGATGCCAGATCAGGATTAATGCCAGCGGATCATGCGATTGCAAAGCACCTGCGTAGTCGTGAAAAAGCGACCTTTCTGGTTGCGAACAAGACTGATGGCATTGACATTGAAACTTCTGTTGCGGAATTTTACTCCTTAGGATTGGGTGATATTTATTCCATCGCGGCTTCTCATGGTCGTGGCGTAACGCAGCTGATTGAACGGGTATTACGGCCTTTTTCTGATAAAGAAGAAACAGAAGAGGTTGAGTTAACCGAAGAAGAAGCCAATGCTGCTTATTGGGCAGAGATGGAACAAGCCGAATTGGATGCTGCGATTGAAAAGGAGCCAGAAGAGGAGTTCGATCCTACGACTTTACCTCTGAAACTTGCCATCGTTGGCCGTCCAAATGTGGGTAAATCCACATTAACCAACCGCATTTTGGGGGAAGAACGCGTTGTCGTTTTTGACATGCCAGGTACAACCCGTGACAGTATCTATATTCCCATGGAGCGTGATGGCCGTGAATATATTCTGATTGATACCGCAGGGGTTCGTAAACGTGGAAAAGTCACTGAAACGGTCGAGAAATTTTCTGTTATCAAAACACTTCAGGCGATTGAAGATGCCAATGTTGTATTGTTGGTGATCGATGCTCGTGAAGGCATTTCAGATCAAGATCTCTCTTTGCTTGGTTTCATTCTGAATAGCGGTCGTTCTCTGGTTATCGCCGTCAATAAATGGGATGGCATGAGCCAGGAAGATAAAGATCACGTTAAGGACATGCTGGATCTGCGTCTGGGTTTTGTTGATTTTGCCCGTGTTCACTTTATTTCTGCTTTACATGGCAGTGGTGTCGGTAACTTATTTGAATCAATTCAAGAAGCCTATGAGAGTGCAACCCGTCGTGTGAATACGTCTTTGCTGACTCGTATTATGCGTATGGCAGAAGACGATCATCAGCCGCCAATGATCCGCGGTCGCAGGGTGAAAATGAAATACGCTCACGCAGGAGGTTACAACCCGCCTATTGTTGTGATTCATGGTAATCAGGTAACCGATTTACCTGATTCTTATAAGCGTTATTTGATGAATTATTTCCGCCGCTCTTTAAAAGTGATGGGAACACCTATCCGTATCCAATTTAAAGAAGGGGCTAACCCTTACGCAGGTAAGAAAAATACATTAACGGCAACTCAGCTTCGTAAGCGTAAGCGTTTGATTGAGCATTTGAAAAAGCGTTAA
- a CDS encoding protealysin propeptide domain-containing protein, producing the protein MCNNKVSKQSIIPPYLLEYIAKTCDDNDKECVLNTLEHVNNMMKKSVEEDSLKHKDNSIIYNKKTLSEEKNN; encoded by the coding sequence ATGTGTAATAATAAAGTATCTAAGCAAAGTATAATCCCTCCTTATTTGCTGGAATATATTGCAAAAACCTGTGATGACAATGATAAAGAATGTGTATTGAATACATTAGAACATGTTAATAACATGATGAAAAAATCAGTTGAAGAAGATTCTCTTAAGCATAAAGATAACTCTATAATTTATAATAAAAAAACGCTTTCGGAGGAAAAAAATAACTAG
- a CDS encoding M4 family metallopeptidase, which produces MRNHQNKSGIIPPSMLEYVVKICGQSDKTYILKTLDHVYNLMNNYAEMDTLISGYQPGFDGHLNRAIYDAKCKDDYPGETVILSEGISEISDTAANEAYNYLGKTYEFYQKIFGRNSIDNQGLKLVATVHYQKNYMNAFWDNNQMVFGDGYAPYFNCFTSCIDITAHELTHGVTESEASLDYAYQSGALNESISDVFGIMVKQYANNQKVNESDWLIGQGIFGPALNPDNDPNIALRSFRNPGSANPKDNQIGHMDQYKDLPFKDDNGGVHKYSGIPNKAFYLLATSLGGYAWEKAGKIWYETLLDKRLSHKASFNDFAVLTIANAEKLFNKEISKIVTDSWHKVGIFL; this is translated from the coding sequence ATGCGAAACCATCAAAATAAATCAGGTATAATCCCACCCTCTATGTTGGAATATGTTGTTAAAATTTGTGGTCAAAGTGATAAGACTTATATATTAAAAACATTAGATCATGTTTATAATTTAATGAACAACTATGCTGAGATGGATACTCTAATATCTGGATACCAACCAGGATTTGATGGTCATCTGAATCGGGCTATTTATGATGCTAAATGTAAAGACGACTACCCGGGGGAAACAGTAATTTTAAGTGAGGGAATAAGTGAAATTTCTGATACAGCTGCTAATGAAGCTTATAATTATCTTGGTAAGACATATGAATTCTATCAGAAAATATTTGGGCGTAATTCAATTGATAACCAAGGTCTTAAATTAGTGGCTACGGTACATTATCAGAAAAACTATATGAATGCGTTTTGGGATAACAACCAAATGGTTTTTGGTGATGGTTACGCGCCTTATTTTAATTGCTTCACCTCCTGCATTGATATTACCGCTCATGAACTAACTCACGGGGTCACTGAAAGTGAAGCAAGCCTTGACTATGCTTATCAGTCTGGTGCACTGAATGAATCGATCTCTGATGTATTTGGTATTATGGTAAAACAGTATGCTAATAATCAAAAGGTCAACGAATCTGATTGGTTAATTGGACAAGGGATATTTGGTCCTGCACTTAATCCAGATAATGACCCCAATATTGCTTTACGTTCATTCAGAAATCCGGGAAGCGCTAACCCGAAAGATAACCAAATAGGTCATATGGATCAATACAAAGACTTACCTTTCAAGGATGATAATGGTGGTGTTCACAAATATTCAGGTATACCTAATAAGGCATTTTACTTATTGGCAACCTCATTGGGAGGATACGCATGGGAGAAAGCCGGAAAAATCTGGTATGAAACGTTATTAGATAAGCGTTTATCTCATAAAGCCAGCTTCAATGATTTTGCAGTATTAACCATAGCTAATGCAGAAAAATTATTTAATAAGGAAATTTCAAAAATTGTCACTGATTCATGGCACAAGGTAGGTATTTTTCTGTAA
- a CDS encoding M4 family metallopeptidase, whose translation MTNNQCEKYSLIPPFVLEYISDNCDECTNQYVLKTLGHVHHLMDTSIKEDITLREEEIKSDGKLNRVIYDAQNKEEFPGKTLSRSEGMPEHSDIVVNEAYEYFGKTYEFYKNIFGRNSLDNKGMKLIATVHYGKNYLNAFWSRKQMVFGDGDGKYFNRFSSSIDVIAHELTHGVIESEANLFYAYESGALNESISDVFGIMVKQYANNQKSDESDWLVGQGLLGSSFNPDNKSDVALRSFINPGKAFTADKQVGHMDQYENMPFSKDNGGVHILSGIPNRAFYLAAIALGGYTWEKAGKIWYETLLDERLSSFADFEDFAKLTIENAEKLFSKETSTIISNSWKEVGILV comes from the coding sequence ATGACTAATAATCAATGTGAAAAATACAGCTTAATCCCTCCATTTGTTTTGGAGTACATATCTGATAATTGCGATGAATGTACTAATCAATATGTATTAAAGACATTAGGTCATGTTCATCACTTAATGGATACGTCTATCAAAGAAGATATTACTTTACGGGAAGAAGAAATAAAATCTGATGGAAAATTAAATCGCGTTATCTACGATGCTCAGAATAAAGAAGAATTTCCAGGTAAAACATTATCTAGAAGTGAAGGTATGCCTGAGCACTCTGATATTGTTGTCAATGAAGCTTATGAATATTTTGGTAAAACATATGAGTTCTATAAAAATATTTTTGGTCGAAATTCCCTTGATAATAAAGGAATGAAATTAATTGCTACCGTTCATTATGGTAAAAATTATTTGAATGCTTTTTGGTCCAGAAAACAAATGGTATTTGGTGATGGAGATGGCAAGTATTTCAATCGCTTTAGTTCTTCTATTGATGTTATAGCGCATGAACTCACCCATGGTGTCATAGAAAGTGAAGCTAATCTTTTTTATGCTTACGAATCTGGTGCACTGAACGAATCCATCTCAGATGTATTTGGCATTATGGTTAAACAATATGCCAACAATCAAAAATCCGATGAATCAGACTGGTTAGTAGGGCAAGGTTTATTAGGTTCTAGTTTTAATCCAGATAATAAAAGTGATGTTGCTTTACGTAGTTTTATTAATCCGGGAAAAGCGTTTACTGCAGATAAGCAAGTCGGTCATATGGATCAATATGAAAATATGCCTTTTTCAAAAGATAATGGTGGTGTCCATATATTATCAGGCATTCCTAATAGAGCATTTTATCTGGCCGCAATTGCTCTCGGTGGATATACTTGGGAAAAAGCCGGAAAAATCTGGTATGAAACTTTACTGGACGAACGGTTATCTTCATTTGCAGATTTTGAAGATTTTGCTAAGTTAACAATTGAGAATGCCGAAAAATTATTTAGTAAAGAAACCTCAACTATCATTAGCAATAGCTGGAAAGAAGTTGGCATTCTAGTTTAG
- the hemF gene encoding oxygen-dependent coproporphyrinogen oxidase: protein MNIPNISQVKNFFLSLQDQICQQLEQIDGHSTFIEDYWQREEGGNGRSRVLTTGHVFEQAGVNFSHVTGASMPVSATDHRPELAGRSYQAMGVSLVIHPLNPYIPTSHANVRFFIAEKEGESPVWWFGGGFDLTPYYGFQEDVIHWHTIAKNLCQPFGDDTYPNYKKWCDDYFFIKHRNEPRGVGGLFFDDLNTPDFDTCFNFTQAVGNGFLPAYLPIVEKRKNITWGDRERQFQLYRRSRYVEFNLVWDRGTLFGLQSGGRTESILMSMPPLVRWEYGYTPEPNSPESELYSSFLIKKDWI, encoded by the coding sequence ATGAATATACCTAATATATCTCAAGTTAAGAATTTTTTCCTCTCATTACAAGATCAAATCTGCCAGCAATTAGAACAAATTGATGGTCATTCAACTTTTATCGAAGATTACTGGCAACGAGAAGAAGGAGGTAACGGACGCAGCCGCGTGTTAACTACAGGGCATGTTTTTGAACAAGCCGGCGTAAATTTTTCACATGTGACAGGTGCCTCAATGCCGGTATCCGCTACCGACCATCGTCCGGAATTAGCCGGACGCAGTTATCAAGCAATGGGCGTATCTCTCGTCATTCACCCTCTGAACCCTTATATCCCAACCAGCCATGCAAATGTGCGCTTCTTTATTGCTGAAAAAGAAGGTGAATCACCCGTATGGTGGTTTGGTGGTGGTTTTGATCTCACACCTTATTATGGCTTTCAGGAAGATGTCATTCACTGGCATACCATTGCCAAAAATTTATGCCAACCATTTGGTGATGATACGTATCCCAACTATAAAAAATGGTGTGATGATTACTTTTTTATTAAACACCGCAATGAACCTCGTGGGGTTGGCGGATTATTTTTTGACGATTTAAATACCCCTGATTTTGATACCTGCTTTAATTTCACACAAGCTGTCGGTAATGGTTTCCTGCCTGCGTATTTACCGATTGTAGAAAAAAGAAAAAACATAACTTGGGGTGATCGTGAAAGACAATTCCAGTTATACCGCCGTAGTCGTTATGTTGAATTCAACTTAGTTTGGGATAGGGGAACACTTTTTGGTCTGCAAAGTGGCGGGAGAACTGAATCTATATTAATGTCTATGCCACCCTTAGTACGCTGGGAATATGGCTATACTCCAGAACCTAATTCGCCAGAATCAGAATTATACTCCTCATTTCTGATAAAAAAAGATTGGATATGA
- a CDS encoding IS110 family transposase, with the protein MEQVYYCGIDIAKSKFDCAIRLNNGKYKDKVFKNESEGFSTFINWLAHHGFSHVHICMEATGIYWEAFAEYLADKGLTVSVINPAQIKAFSISLLVRSKTDRGDARVISDFCFERKPAAWLAPSASEQSLRALVLRLESLQKMRTQENNRLHVARENVTKSLTDHIAWLNNEIEILQGDMLLLINGNAEMKQKKTLLESIPGLGVQTAAVLLSFGIHPGRFVNARQAAAYAGVDPRLNQSGSSVKGRPRLSKTGHAFLRKSLYMPAMTTLFRTAWGKHFYARLTAAGKAPKLIIGAMMRKLIHVAFGVLKTEKSFDQSLHGV; encoded by the coding sequence ATGGAACAGGTTTATTACTGTGGTATTGATATTGCTAAAAGCAAGTTTGATTGCGCAATTCGCCTGAATAATGGAAAGTATAAAGATAAAGTATTCAAAAATGAATCTGAAGGATTTAGTACTTTTATCAACTGGCTGGCTCATCATGGTTTCAGTCATGTCCATATCTGTATGGAGGCGACGGGGATTTACTGGGAAGCGTTTGCTGAATATCTGGCAGATAAAGGTTTGACCGTCAGCGTGATTAATCCTGCGCAAATCAAAGCGTTCAGCATATCTTTACTGGTCAGAAGCAAGACCGATCGGGGAGATGCCCGAGTGATCAGTGATTTTTGTTTCGAACGAAAACCGGCAGCATGGCTGGCGCCTTCTGCTTCAGAACAGAGTCTACGGGCTCTGGTATTAAGACTGGAATCTTTGCAAAAGATGCGAACGCAGGAGAACAACCGCCTCCATGTAGCGAGAGAGAATGTCACTAAAAGCCTTACAGACCATATCGCATGGCTTAATAATGAAATCGAGATATTGCAGGGTGACATGTTGCTTCTGATTAACGGAAATGCAGAGATGAAACAGAAGAAAACACTGCTGGAAAGCATCCCCGGACTGGGTGTGCAAACTGCGGCTGTATTGTTGTCTTTTGGTATTCATCCGGGTCGTTTTGTCAATGCGCGGCAGGCAGCTGCCTATGCAGGTGTTGATCCCCGGCTGAATCAATCTGGCAGTAGTGTGAAGGGGCGACCGCGATTATCCAAAACAGGACATGCATTTTTACGCAAATCCCTTTATATGCCAGCAATGACAACACTTTTTAGAACGGCGTGGGGGAAGCATTTTTATGCCCGTCTTACCGCTGCCGGAAAGGCACCAAAGCTAATAATCGGAGCCATGATGCGCAAGCTCATCCACGTTGCGTTTGGGGTTCTTAAAACAGAGAAAAGCTTCGATCAAAGCTTACATGGCGTTTGA
- a CDS encoding IS630 family transposase produces the protein MYQEGVSRQTLAAALGINYNTICIWVRAWQKGGDEALVQGQRGRRIMEKRLLTPIEEEKLQQLLCDKSPPQMQLPFALWGRRAIQAVIWPMWRINVAERTLTDDLKRWGFTPQKPLKRAYEQNPKAVEQWQKETYPVIKKKAAEEGAEIWWGDETGIKNTCQHGRGFAPKGQTPVVDVSAKRFSLNMIAAIHNRGSVRFMLYRETMTARKLLHFFQRLIKEAGRKVYLILDNLRVHHAKIVTSWLEKHQDRIAVFYLRRIHRN, from the coding sequence ATGTATCAGGAAGGCGTTTCACGGCAAACGCTTGCTGCCGCTTTAGGCATTAACTACAACACGATTTGTATTTGGGTCAGAGCCTGGCAAAAAGGGGGCGATGAGGCCCTGGTGCAAGGTCAACGTGGTCGCCGCATCATGGAAAAACGTCTATTGACCCCCATTGAGGAAGAAAAACTTCAGCAACTCCTGTGTGATAAATCGCCGCCACAAATGCAACTGCCTTTTGCGCTCTGGGGACGTCGGGCCATTCAAGCCGTCATCTGGCCGATGTGGCGGATTAACGTGGCAGAAAGAACCCTGACCGACGACCTGAAACGCTGGGGATTTACACCGCAAAAACCGTTAAAAAGGGCCTATGAACAAAACCCCAAAGCGGTTGAACAGTGGCAGAAGGAAACCTATCCCGTTATTAAGAAAAAAGCGGCGGAAGAAGGGGCTGAAATTTGGTGGGGGGATGAAACCGGGATAAAGAATACGTGTCAACACGGTCGTGGCTTTGCCCCCAAAGGACAGACGCCTGTCGTCGATGTCAGTGCGAAACGCTTTTCACTCAATATGATAGCTGCCATCCACAATCGGGGCAGTGTGAGATTTATGTTGTACAGGGAAACGATGACCGCCCGAAAATTGCTCCACTTTTTCCAACGATTGATAAAAGAAGCCGGTCGCAAGGTCTATTTAATTCTGGATAACTTACGGGTGCATCATGCCAAAATAGTGACAAGTTGGTTGGAAAAGCATCAGGACCGGATTGCGGTGTTTTATTTACGGCGTATTCACCGGAATTGA
- a CDS encoding MATE family efflux transporter has protein sequence MHQSDVVDRSLFSLSWPIFIDIFLHMATLLINTYMVSHISSSYLAAMGVGNHVFDLFITIFNFISVGCSVVIAQYLGSGKREKASQAIHISIAFNFVLGLGCALVTVFFGYKILYIMNLPENLMADGFAYLHVLGICLIPEAISIILAACLRVYGKSKSAMYVTLIANLLTIIGNMIVLYGFFGLPQYGLEGVAWSTVFGRTVAVILLCGLLFCGLKIKLEIKWLIHWSKNMLNKILHIGLPAAGENLVWILQYMTAQAFIGLMGETSLAAQTLYFQLSLFIMLFGISTSIGNEIMVGHLVGAKRFEEAYIRGLKSLRISVIVTVGVVLAFWIFREPLLEIMTEDQKIIELLLPLFLLSVFLEPGRTFNIVMINALRASGDAHFPLYTALICMWGISVPVGYVLGITMGMGILGIWIGFFCDEWIRGLVNAWRWKSKRWQTKRLDI, from the coding sequence ATGCATCAATCTGATGTTGTTGATCGCTCACTTTTTTCATTAAGCTGGCCAATTTTCATTGATATCTTTCTACATATGGCGACATTACTGATCAATACGTATATGGTCAGCCATATTTCTTCCTCTTATCTGGCCGCGATGGGAGTAGGTAACCATGTTTTTGATCTCTTTATTACTATTTTCAACTTCATTAGTGTAGGTTGCAGCGTTGTCATCGCACAATATCTGGGATCAGGAAAACGAGAGAAAGCCAGTCAGGCAATTCATATTTCCATTGCATTTAACTTTGTGCTGGGCCTTGGTTGTGCACTGGTCACGGTTTTCTTCGGTTATAAAATACTTTACATCATGAACCTGCCAGAAAATCTGATGGCAGATGGGTTCGCTTACCTGCATGTTCTTGGTATCTGTCTGATACCTGAAGCCATTTCAATTATTTTGGCAGCCTGCTTACGGGTTTATGGTAAGTCAAAATCAGCTATGTATGTCACGTTGATTGCCAACTTGCTGACGATTATCGGTAATATGATCGTTTTGTACGGATTCTTCGGATTGCCTCAATATGGACTGGAAGGCGTGGCATGGTCTACGGTATTTGGTCGTACCGTTGCGGTTATTTTGCTGTGTGGGTTATTGTTCTGTGGTTTAAAAATCAAACTCGAAATCAAATGGCTTATCCATTGGTCTAAGAATATGCTGAACAAAATCCTGCATATCGGCTTGCCTGCCGCCGGAGAAAATCTGGTTTGGATCCTGCAATATATGACCGCTCAGGCATTTATCGGCTTGATGGGTGAAACTTCTCTGGCTGCACAAACACTCTATTTTCAGCTCTCTTTGTTCATTATGCTGTTTGGCATCTCCACCAGCATCGGCAATGAAATCATGGTCGGCCACCTTGTCGGGGCAAAACGCTTCGAAGAAGCTTATATTCGAGGGCTAAAAAGCCTGCGGATCAGTGTTATTGTTACCGTTGGTGTCGTCCTGGCATTTTGGATTTTTAGGGAGCCTCTCCTTGAGATTATGACAGAAGACCAGAAGATCATCGAGCTGCTACTGCCGCTATTCCTGCTTTCCGTCTTTCTGGAACCGGGGCGAACTTTCAATATTGTGATGATCAATGCCTTGCGCGCTTCTGGTGATGCCCATTTCCCGCTTTATACCGCACTCATTTGTATGTGGGGTATCTCTGTTCCTGTCGGTTATGTCCTGGGAATTACCATGGGCATGGGGATCTTAGGGATTTGGATTGGGTTTTTCTGCGATGAGTGGATCCGAGGGTTAGTGAACGCCTGGCGCTGGAAGTCTAAAAGATGGCAAACCAAGCGATTGGATATCTGA
- a CDS encoding DUF799 domain-containing protein — translation MNRFWGAIGALLLLALPGCVQHKPYDYSALRESKPKSILVLPAVNKSVEVKAAGSLLSQVTYPLSESGYYVYPVAVVEETFRQNGMTEAQDIHNLSYKKLYEIFGADSALYLNITEYGTQYRIINSDTRVSATARLVDLHTGKALWSGVATASSTENDNHDAGGLVGMLISAAISQISNTVMDKSHDIAGITSNRLLSAGGNGHLLYGPRSALYGKDQL, via the coding sequence ATGAACCGTTTTTGGGGGGCAATCGGTGCCTTATTGTTGCTGGCATTGCCCGGGTGTGTTCAGCATAAGCCGTATGATTATTCAGCACTGAGGGAAAGTAAGCCGAAATCCATTCTGGTTCTTCCTGCTGTGAATAAATCGGTAGAGGTAAAAGCTGCTGGCAGCTTACTTTCTCAGGTCACTTATCCGCTGTCGGAGTCAGGTTATTATGTTTACCCCGTTGCCGTCGTTGAAGAAACATTCCGCCAAAATGGAATGACGGAAGCACAGGATATCCATAACCTCAGCTATAAGAAGCTGTATGAGATTTTTGGGGCAGATTCTGCTCTCTATTTGAATATCACTGAATACGGCACACAATACCGAATCATAAACAGTGATACTCGCGTCAGTGCAACAGCCCGTCTGGTCGATTTGCATACAGGTAAAGCACTTTGGAGTGGTGTGGCGACGGCCTCTTCCACAGAGAATGATAATCACGACGCTGGTGGTTTGGTCGGAATGTTGATATCGGCTGCCATTTCTCAGATTTCGAATACTGTTATGGACAAAAGCCATGATATTGCAGGCATTACCAGCAATCGCCTGTTAAGTGCGGGAGGGAATGGTCACTTGCTGTATGGGCCACGCTCAGCGCTTTATGGTAAAGATCAGCTATAA
- a CDS encoding DUF4810 domain-containing protein produces the protein MFSMEKTGMLLGVLLLAGCVKAPDTLYVWGDYQPTLYQYYQQDKTGPQEQLQALQKVIEQAKAKDKPVPPGLYAQMGLLYSKIGNIEDTFQQFEVEKKRFPESAPYMDFLLSKNKGAK, from the coding sequence ATGTTTTCGATGGAAAAGACGGGGATGTTGTTGGGAGTACTCTTGTTGGCAGGGTGTGTAAAAGCACCTGACACTCTGTATGTATGGGGTGATTATCAGCCAACGCTGTACCAATATTACCAGCAGGATAAAACAGGGCCACAAGAACAACTTCAGGCATTGCAAAAAGTTATCGAGCAAGCTAAAGCGAAAGATAAACCGGTTCCACCCGGACTGTATGCCCAAATGGGGCTGCTTTATAGCAAAATTGGCAATATTGAGGATACTTTCCAGCAGTTTGAAGTGGAGAAAAAACGCTTTCCTGAGTCAGCACCTTACATGGATTTTCTGTTAAGCAAGAATAAGGGAGCGAAATAA